In Nisaea acidiphila, the DNA window TCGGCTTCTTCCAGGTCCTCGTAGGTTCCGGGAACGATGTCTTCGCCGAAGGCCCGCTTGTGCCCGGCCACCGAAGACGCCATGCAGAGACGTGAGTTGGTATCGATGTTCGCCGAACCGATGAACCCTTTCATCAGCTTGTTGGCGACGTAGTAATCTTCCGTCAGAAGCTGGCCGGAAACATAGAAGGCGACGGAGTCGGGACCATGCTCGGCGATCGTCTCGGAAAACCGGCTCGCGACGAGCTCCAGGGCTTCGTCCCATGAAGCGCGCGTGCCGCCGATCTCCGGATGCAGCAGCCGCCCCTCCAGATCTACCGTTTCTCCCAAGGCGCTGCCTTTGGAGCAGAGGCGGCCGTAGTTCGCCGGGTGATCCGGGTCGCCCTCGATCCGGACCGTGCCGTCCTGCAGCCTGGTTGCGAGCACGCCGCATCCGACCCCGCAATAGGGGCAGGTCGTCCGGACCGTCGCTCCGCTCCGCTCCTTCACCGGCGCTACTCTGACGGCGCGGCGAGCGAGACGGAAACGAGTCCGTTCTCGTCAGTGCGGACGGCGTAGGTTCGCACGCACCCCTGATCGGTGCCCATGGCGCTGCCGCTCTGCAGATCGATGACCCAGTTGTGCAGCGGGCAGGTCACAGAGCCGTCATGCACAATCCCCTGGCTGAGCGGCCCGCCCTTGTGCGGACACTTATCGTCGATCGCATAGACCTTATCGTTCTGGGTGCGGAACACAGCGATCGGCCCGCGCGGCAGAATGATCTGACGTGCGCCCCTGCGAGGGATCTCGGACAGACGCCCGACCGTGAACCAGTGCTCGGATTCCATTTTCATCACCATGTCGTTCATTCCGCGGCCTCCCGGGCTGCGATCCGGTTCAGCGGGGTAAACTCATGGGAGTCCGTCCCGGCGACCCGCTCCGCCCATGGATCTCTTTGTGCGAAACGTTGCGAGTAGAGAAACTTCTCGAACAGGGCGGTACGCCGTGCCTCGTCCTCGACCACCTGCTCCCGGATCGCGTCCAGACCGACCCGGTCCATCCATTTGTAGATCCGCTCCAAGTAACGTCCCTGCTCGCGATAGAGCTGGGTGATGGCCGCACAATATTCGAGCGCTTCTTCCTCCGTCGGGACGGTGCACAGCAGCTCCGTTCCCTTGACGTGCATGCCCGCGGCGCCGCCGACATGGATTTCGTAACCGGAATCCACGCAGACCACGCCAATATCCTTGCAGGTCGCCTCGGCGCAGTTACGGGGACATCCCGAGACCGCCAGCTTGACCTTGTGCGGCGTCCAGGATCCCCAGAGCATCTTCTCCAGCTTGACGCCCAATCCGGTGGAGTCCTGGGTGCCGAAGCGGCACCAATCGGTTCCGACACAGGTCTTTACCGTGCGCAAACCCTTGGCGTAGGCATGGCCAGAGACCATCCCGGCGGCATTCAAATCTGCCCAGACCGCCGGGAGGTTCTCCTTGGGCACTCCCAATAGATCGATGCGTTGTCCCCCCGTCACTTTCACCGTCGGGATGCCGAACTTGTCGACAACGTCCGCGATGGCCCGCAGTTCGGCCGAGCTGGTCATGCCGCCCCACATCCGGGGAACCACGGAATAAGTGCCGTCCTTCTGGATATTTGCGTGCACCCGCTCGTTGATGAAACGGGATTGGTAGTCGTCCTGGTATTCACCCGGCCAGTCGGCGATGAGGTAGAAATTCAGTGCCGGTCTGCACTTGGCGCAGCCGCAGGAGGTCTTCCACTCCAGCTCCTGCATGACCGCCGGGATCGATTTCAGCTCCTTGGCGACGATCAGGCGCCGGACGTCGTCATGGCCGAGATCGGTGCAGCCGCACATCGGCTGCACGGCACCGGGTGTGAAACCTTCGCCGAGGGTGAGGGACATGAGCTGCTCGACCAGACCGGTACAGGAACCGCAGGAGGCGGAGGCCTTGGTCCGGGCGCGCACACCGTCGATCGATGTCAGTCCGTGCTCAGTGATCGCGCCGACGATGGACGATTTGCAAACGCCGTTACAGCCGCAGATTTCCGCATCATCCGGCAAGGCTGCAACGGCCGCCGTAGGGTCCAGCGGAGACCCTCCCGCATAATTCTGGCCGAAGATCAGCGTTTCGCGCATCTCGCCGATCGGCGTCTCGTCCTTCATCAGCTGGAAGAACCAGGCGCCGTCCCGCGTATCGCCGTAAAGCACGATACCGATCAGCTTATCGTCGCGTACCACGAGGCGCTTGTAGATGCCGCCCGCGGCATCGCGGAGCACGATCTCCTCCCGGTCCTTACCCTCGGCGAAGTCGCCGGCGGAGAACAGATCGATCCCGGTGACCTTGAGGCGGGTCGAGGTGACGGAGCCTTCATATCCGGCTTCCTTATCGAGCAGACGCTCGGCGACCACCTTCGCCATCTCGTAGAGCGGGGCGACCAGGCCGTAGCAATGGCCGCGATGCTCGACGCATTCCCCAACCGCGAAAATGTCGGGATCCGAAGTCTGCATCGCATCGTCGACGACGATGCCGCGGTTGACCTCAAGGCCGGCTTCCTTGGCGAGACCGGCATTGGGACGGATGCCGACGGCCATCACGACGATATCGGCCGGTATCTCGGTGCCATCGTCCAGACGGACGGCTTCGACCTTGCCGTCGCCGACAATCTCGTGCGTGTTGGCACCGGTCACCACCTTGATGCCGCGTGCTTCTATTGCTCTCTCGAGCAGGTATCCGGCGGCGGTATCGAGCTGACGTTCCATCAGGGTCGGCATCAGATGCAGGACGGTGACGTCCATGCCCCGTTCCTTCAGGCCTGCCGCAGCCTCGAGGCCTAGCAGGCCGCCACCGATCACAACGGCCGAGCCGCCTTTCTCAGCGGCTGCGAGCATCGCTTCGACATCGTCGAGATCGCGATAGGCAAGAACGCCTTCGAGATCCTTGCCCGGCACCGGAATGATGAAGGGCGCGGACCCGGTCGCGATGAGCAGCTTGTCATAGGCGGCGACGGAGCCGTCGGCCCCGGTGACTGTCTTCCCCGCGCAATCGATCGCCGTGACCTTGCAGCCTTTTTTCAGCGTAATGCCGTGCTTCTCGTACCAGGCATCGTCGTGAATCAGGATGTCCTGGTAGGTCTTCTCTCCGGAAAGCACCGGAGACAGCATGATGCGGTCGTAATTGACCCGCGGCTCGGCGTTGAAGATCGTGATCTCGTAGGCTTCCGGCGCCTGATCCAGCAGCCGTTCGAGGGCCCGTCCGGGGGCCATCCCATTGCCGATGACGACAAGTTTCTTGCTCACTAGGCAACTCCCATAACAGCGTTCGGGGCGGTTCTGTATGCCGCTTCGATCATCACTTCGGACAGCAAGCCGTAGGCACTCGCCCAGGCCTGTTCGACTTCCGGGGCGAAGTCGTCGCCGAGCCCCTTCTCGAGGGTCCAGAGCAACGCGGACCCGACCGGTGCATAATGCTCCTCCGTCACGCCGTAGCCGACATGCCGCTGCGCCAGTTTCCGGGCGACGGGTACGACCGTTTCGAGCGCTCCGAGACCGGCAACGACCATGGCGAGGGTGGCCATCAGCTTCGCGCCCTGTTCCTTCAGGTCGCTCTTGAAAAGAGCACGGACCTCCGGCGCGACTTCGAATAGCCGGCCGTAGAACAGCTCCGCCGCCGGCTCCTTGATCGGAGCGACCTTGGCGAAACTCTTCTGGATCAAAGTGACCTGTTCTGATGTCAGGCTCATGCAATCTCTCCTATTCGCTGTCTGTTGTTCAGGCAGCATCGGCGTGTGCGCCACGCTCGTACTCTTCGAGGAAATTCAGGATCTCCTCGCGGTAGCCGTAATAATTCGGGTGTTCCAGAAGGGCGCGCCGGGTGCGCGGACGCGGAAGGTCGACCTCCATTACCGCTCCGATCCTGGCGTTCGGACCGTTGGTCATCATCACCACCTTGTCGGCGAGCAGGATCGCCTCGTCGACATCGTGCGTGACGCAGATCGAGGTCACCTGGGTGCGGCCCCAGACCTCCATCAAGACCTCCTGAAGATCCCAGCGGGTCAGGCTGTCGAGCATGCCGAAGGGTTCATCGAGCAGCAGCAGTTTCGGCGAGAGGGCAAAAGCCCGGGCAATGCCGACCCGCTGCTTCATTCCGTTCGATAGATCTTTCGCAGAGCGGTCCATCGCGTCGGCGAGCCCGACGCGGGCCAGGTAGTATTCGACAAT includes these proteins:
- the nirD gene encoding nitrite reductase small subunit NirD; translated protein: MNDMVMKMESEHWFTVGRLSEIPRRGARQIILPRGPIAVFRTQNDKVYAIDDKCPHKGGPLSQGIVHDGSVTCPLHNWVIDLQSGSAMGTDQGCVRTYAVRTDENGLVSVSLAAPSE
- the nirB gene encoding nitrite reductase large subunit NirB — encoded protein: MSKKLVVIGNGMAPGRALERLLDQAPEAYEITIFNAEPRVNYDRIMLSPVLSGEKTYQDILIHDDAWYEKHGITLKKGCKVTAIDCAGKTVTGADGSVAAYDKLLIATGSAPFIIPVPGKDLEGVLAYRDLDDVEAMLAAAEKGGSAVVIGGGLLGLEAAAGLKERGMDVTVLHLMPTLMERQLDTAAGYLLERAIEARGIKVVTGANTHEIVGDGKVEAVRLDDGTEIPADIVVMAVGIRPNAGLAKEAGLEVNRGIVVDDAMQTSDPDIFAVGECVEHRGHCYGLVAPLYEMAKVVAERLLDKEAGYEGSVTSTRLKVTGIDLFSAGDFAEGKDREEIVLRDAAGGIYKRLVVRDDKLIGIVLYGDTRDGAWFFQLMKDETPIGEMRETLIFGQNYAGGSPLDPTAAVAALPDDAEICGCNGVCKSSIVGAITEHGLTSIDGVRARTKASASCGSCTGLVEQLMSLTLGEGFTPGAVQPMCGCTDLGHDDVRRLIVAKELKSIPAVMQELEWKTSCGCAKCRPALNFYLIADWPGEYQDDYQSRFINERVHANIQKDGTYSVVPRMWGGMTSSAELRAIADVVDKFGIPTVKVTGGQRIDLLGVPKENLPAVWADLNAAGMVSGHAYAKGLRTVKTCVGTDWCRFGTQDSTGLGVKLEKMLWGSWTPHKVKLAVSGCPRNCAEATCKDIGVVCVDSGYEIHVGGAAGMHVKGTELLCTVPTEEEALEYCAAITQLYREQGRYLERIYKWMDRVGLDAIREQVVEDEARRTALFEKFLYSQRFAQRDPWAERVAGTDSHEFTPLNRIAAREAAE
- a CDS encoding globin family protein, which translates into the protein MSLTSEQVTLIQKSFAKVAPIKEPAAELFYGRLFEVAPEVRALFKSDLKEQGAKLMATLAMVVAGLGALETVVPVARKLAQRHVGYGVTEEHYAPVGSALLWTLEKGLGDDFAPEVEQAWASAYGLLSEVMIEAAYRTAPNAVMGVA